One window of Etheostoma spectabile isolate EspeVRDwgs_2016 chromosome 6, UIUC_Espe_1.0, whole genome shotgun sequence genomic DNA carries:
- the ggctb gene encoding gamma-glutamylcyclotransferase codes for MTMVCECWKAGASLGHCSSGSLPSKHPSLHLRHSGLLVLVLLLAEAGDGMENKHTFLYFAYGSNLLKERLQLKNPSATVHCVARLKNYRLVFGNYKGLASDRWHGGVATIEHSPGDEVWGVVWRMSMSDLESLDSQENVTLGAYSPVELSVKTKGQELNCRTYIMNSCVYAPPSPQYLQVIVMGAEQNGLPKDYQERLRAIKTNMYEGPLPMMTELERARRKAKERA; via the exons ATGACAATGGTGTGTGAGTGCTGGAAGGCCGGGGCTTCACTCGGTCACTGCAGCTCAGGCTCTCTCCCCTCCAAACACCCCTCTCTCCACCTCCGTCATTCTGGACTCCTTGTTCTCGTCTTGCTCCTCGCAGAAGCTGGTGACGGCATGGAGAACAAGCACACCTTCCTGTACTTTGCATACGGCAGCAACCTGCTGAAGGAGCGGCTGCAGCTGAAGAATCCCTCCGCCACGGTCCACTGTGTGGCCCGGCTCAAG aactATAGATTGGTGTTTGGGAACTATAAAGGCCTAGCCAGTGACCGGTGGCATGGAGGTGTGGCCACCATCGAGCACAGCCCAGGGGACGAGGTGTGGGGGGTGGTGTGGAGGATGAGCATGTCTGACCTGGAGTCCCTGGACAG TCAGGAGAATGTGACGTTAGGTGCGTACAGTCCTGTGGAGCTCTCAGTGAAGACAAAAGGCCAGGAGCTCAACTGTCGTACGTACATAATGAACAGCTGTGTGTACGCCCCCCCGTCGCCACAGTACCTGCAG GTGATTGTAATGGGAGCGGAACAGAACGGCTTGCCAAAAGACTACCAGGAGAGGCTGAGAGCCATCAAGACCAACATGTATGAGGGCCCTCTGCCCATGATGACTGAACTGGAGCGAGCCAGAAGGAAAGCCAAAGAGAGGGCCTGA